A portion of the Paenibacillus hamazuiensis genome contains these proteins:
- a CDS encoding sensor histidine kinase: MSIRLRLTLWYTGILSVVLLLFGIGLYFFLYYYIYDDVADVLKSEADAVHSRIQLRPSLTLQGNLSLDLALGDRDVLRNTGTYYQVVNMINGRKNKSANLEDLDIALPEINEERQQLLAKFPYSFLETAQIENVEFLIYNKGIYALQSNERKMIGVLQAALPMEQTARYFRSLRVILSFTVVLTIMLAASLGYFLARKALRPIDQVIEAAGQIEKGADLEKRILYDGPQDEIGRLTSTINGMLGRIQLAYDDLEEAYRAQRRFVSDASHELRTPLTTIRGNVDLLEKMWTATSQNAENASQEQLELSLEAMHDIAGEAARMSRLVSDLLSLARADAGFEMTKEPLELKPLVEEVARKAQLLPRTAEWITGDLSAIDGVFVNGNRDYLQQLLFIFVENAFKYTDTGFVRMDTLKEKDQVGIRIEDTGIGMDKEEVPHIFERFYRADVSRGQKSGTGLGLSIAKWIIDEHQGSIEVKTRKGEGSTFVIWLPVLNQNSTSDAILLS, from the coding sequence ATGAGCATTCGGCTGCGGCTAACTCTATGGTATACAGGCATCTTGTCGGTCGTATTGCTGCTGTTCGGTATCGGGCTTTATTTTTTTCTGTACTATTACATCTATGACGATGTGGCTGACGTTCTGAAGTCGGAAGCGGACGCGGTTCACTCCCGTATTCAGCTCAGGCCGTCCTTGACACTCCAAGGCAATCTCAGCCTTGACCTGGCGCTGGGAGACCGGGACGTTCTGCGCAACACGGGCACCTATTATCAAGTGGTAAACATGATCAACGGGAGAAAAAACAAATCCGCCAATTTGGAAGATCTCGACATAGCCTTGCCGGAAATAAACGAAGAAAGGCAGCAGCTGCTCGCGAAGTTTCCCTATTCTTTTCTTGAAACCGCGCAAATCGAAAATGTCGAATTTCTGATTTATAATAAAGGCATTTACGCCTTGCAGAGCAATGAGCGAAAAATGATCGGAGTGCTGCAAGCAGCTTTGCCGATGGAGCAGACCGCACGTTACTTCCGCTCGCTCCGGGTCATTCTCAGCTTTACCGTAGTGCTGACGATTATGCTTGCAGCGTCGCTCGGCTACTTTCTCGCGCGCAAGGCGCTGCGTCCGATCGATCAAGTCATCGAAGCCGCCGGGCAAATCGAAAAAGGCGCCGATCTGGAGAAGCGCATTTTATATGATGGGCCGCAGGACGAAATCGGCCGGCTGACCAGCACGATCAACGGTATGCTTGGCCGCATTCAGCTGGCCTATGACGATTTGGAGGAGGCCTACCGTGCGCAGCGGCGTTTTGTGTCCGACGCATCGCACGAGCTGAGGACTCCGCTCACCACGATCCGCGGCAATGTCGATCTACTGGAGAAAATGTGGACAGCGACGTCGCAAAACGCGGAAAACGCGAGTCAGGAGCAGCTTGAGTTGTCTCTCGAGGCGATGCACGATATTGCCGGGGAGGCGGCGCGGATGAGCCGGCTCGTGAGTGATCTGCTTTCTTTGGCGAGAGCGGATGCCGGTTTTGAGATGACGAAGGAGCCTTTGGAGCTGAAGCCCTTGGTTGAGGAGGTCGCGCGCAAAGCGCAGCTGCTTCCGCGTACGGCGGAATGGATCACCGGGGATTTATCGGCCATCGACGGCGTTTTCGTGAACGGCAACCGGGATTATTTGCAGCAGCTGCTGTTTATTTTTGTGGAAAATGCGTTCAAATATACCGACACCGGCTTCGTGCGGATGGATACGCTCAAGGAGAAAGACCAGGTCGGCATTCGCATCGAAGATACGGGGATCGGCATGGATAAAGAGGAAGTGCCGCATATTTTCGAGCGTTTTTACCGGGCGGACGTGTCCCGCGGCCAAAAATCGGGCACAGGGCTCGGCCTGTCGATCGCCAAATGGATTATCGACGAGCATCAAGGATCCATCGAAGTGAAGACGCGGAAAGGCGAAGGGTCGACTTTTGTCATCTGGCTGCCTGTTTTAAACCAAAATTCGACAAGCGATGCGATATTGCTTTCGTGA
- a CDS encoding response regulator, which produces MTEMIKVMIVDDHDMVRIGLRTFLSLETDMDIVGEAPNGQEALRMIEKGEVTPDVVLMDLMMPVMDGVEATKRLQAVKPAIKIVLLTSFLEDEKVLAAVEAGATSYVLKTVSSDQLVRVVRSAYKGMPEMNTEVAQALSRGLRQRSAQGEDDGITAREKEVLLLIAEGKSNQEIADELHIGIKTVKTHVSNLLMKLDLSDRTQLAIYAHRNGLGGKN; this is translated from the coding sequence ATGACGGAAATGATTAAAGTAATGATTGTGGACGATCATGATATGGTGCGCATCGGGCTGCGTACTTTTTTGTCGCTCGAAACGGATATGGATATTGTCGGCGAAGCACCCAACGGACAGGAAGCACTCCGGATGATCGAAAAAGGGGAAGTCACCCCGGATGTCGTTCTGATGGACCTGATGATGCCGGTGATGGACGGCGTCGAAGCGACAAAACGACTGCAGGCGGTAAAACCCGCCATCAAGATCGTGCTGCTGACGAGCTTCCTGGAGGATGAAAAGGTGCTGGCTGCCGTGGAGGCGGGAGCGACCAGCTATGTTCTGAAAACGGTGTCCTCCGATCAGCTTGTCCGCGTCGTTCGCAGCGCGTACAAAGGAATGCCGGAAATGAATACCGAAGTGGCGCAGGCGCTCAGCCGCGGACTAAGGCAGCGTTCGGCCCAAGGGGAGGACGACGGCATTACGGCGCGGGAGAAAGAAGTGCTGCTGCTGATCGCCGAAGGCAAATCGAATCAGGAAATCGCCGACGAGCTGCACATCGGCATCAAGACGGTCAAAACCCATGTCAGCAATTTGCTCATGAAGCTGGACCTCAGCGACCGGACGCAGCTCGCCATCTATGCTCACCGGAACGGGCTCGGCGGCAAAAACTGA
- a CDS encoding YugN family protein: MEQLQSGLAGKEESFDAARDYLSGYGFTLGGNWTYENGCFDCSLDEAQKVWLRIPFQTTSGEVDGNAERTGATILLGQPFVLNHVYNEGLDAEAHGAGMLNQFQEPVDKDAPVGDEWVSKARQLLKEVEQNWLK; encoded by the coding sequence ATGGAGCAGCTTCAATCCGGCTTGGCCGGCAAAGAGGAATCTTTTGACGCGGCCCGGGATTATTTGAGCGGTTACGGATTTACGCTCGGCGGAAATTGGACCTATGAGAACGGCTGCTTTGACTGCAGCCTGGACGAAGCGCAGAAAGTATGGCTGCGCATCCCGTTTCAAACGACGAGCGGCGAAGTCGATGGCAACGCGGAACGGACCGGGGCCACGATTTTGCTCGGCCAGCCTTTCGTTCTGAATCATGTATACAACGAAGGGCTTGACGCCGAAGCGCATGGTGCAGGTATGCTCAACCAGTTTCAGGAACCGGTCGACAAGGATGCTCCGGTGGGCGACGAGTGGGTATCCAAAGCCCGTCAATTGCTGAAGGAAGTCGAACAAAACTGGTTGAAGTAA
- a CDS encoding sensor histidine kinase, translating to MLPSKMTNIKWKVLISFGAVTLLVMGGFIAAIRILSEGLQAPVIQITVLAGLLLLGLTVGFFRGRSIQRGLDTLHLSIIELSKGNWTRRILSDPSDPFHRIYQDFNEMAEAVENKVQLLQKTAEKHASETQTIERAVTEERKRLARDLHDTVSQQLFAIHMSAASLPKLLEQKPEAAQPIMEQLTQMSHHAQKQIRGLIAQLRPIELEGVSLKEGLDKWFPDYCRQNGLQGRLELQCLEGLSEAIEHQLFLIVQEGMANVVKHASAQSVILSLFDAGHQVMLQIRDDGQGFSRDDVTGQSYGLTTMRERAQKLGGDMEVTSKPGAGTTIKVKIPKFKEEPKVVKNDDGND from the coding sequence ATGTTGCCATCGAAAATGACCAATATCAAATGGAAGGTACTTATTTCCTTCGGGGCGGTGACGCTGCTTGTGATGGGCGGCTTCATCGCCGCCATCCGCATTTTGTCGGAAGGCCTGCAGGCGCCGGTGATCCAGATCACGGTGCTGGCGGGGCTGCTTTTGCTCGGGCTGACGGTCGGCTTTTTCCGCGGCCGTTCGATTCAAAGGGGCTTGGATACGCTGCACTTATCGATTATCGAGCTGTCTAAAGGAAATTGGACCAGGCGTATTTTATCCGATCCATCGGACCCGTTTCACCGAATTTATCAAGACTTCAACGAGATGGCCGAGGCCGTGGAAAATAAAGTGCAGCTTCTGCAAAAAACGGCGGAGAAACATGCGTCCGAAACGCAAACCATCGAACGGGCCGTTACGGAGGAGAGGAAGCGGCTCGCCCGCGACCTGCACGACACAGTGAGCCAGCAGCTGTTTGCGATCCATATGTCCGCAGCTTCTCTGCCGAAGCTGCTGGAGCAAAAACCCGAAGCCGCACAGCCGATTATGGAGCAGCTGACGCAGATGTCCCATCATGCGCAGAAGCAAATTCGCGGACTTATCGCCCAGCTTCGGCCCATCGAGCTTGAGGGCGTGTCTCTCAAAGAAGGGCTCGATAAGTGGTTCCCCGATTATTGCCGGCAAAACGGGCTGCAGGGCCGGCTGGAGCTGCAATGTCTGGAAGGATTGTCCGAAGCGATCGAACATCAGCTGTTCCTGATTGTTCAGGAGGGTATGGCCAATGTCGTGAAGCACGCGTCCGCGCAATCGGTCATTTTGTCGCTGTTCGATGCGGGGCATCAGGTGATGCTGCAGATTCGGGACGACGGGCAGGGATTCAGCAGGGATGACGTGACCGGCCAATCGTACGGGCTGACGACCATGCGCGAGAGGGCGCAGAAGCTCGGCGGGGATATGGAAGTGACGAGCAAGCCGGGTGCTGGCACAACGATTAAAGTAAAAATTCCAAAGTTCAAGGAAGAGCCGAAGGTGGTAAAAAACGATGACGGAAATGATTAA
- a CDS encoding response regulator transcription factor — protein sequence MREKILVIDDDEKIISMLRRTLAFEGYTVFTAHNGVEGLKQILEHDPDVVVLDVMMPQLDGWEVCRRIRESGSEVPVLMLTAKDEVSDRVRGLDLGADDYLVKPFALEELLARVRVLLRRRAADKTEKPTNRLQYLDVTMDLDTREVYRDDKRIELTTKEFDLLHLFLQNPKRVLSRDIIMEKIWGYDYSGESNVLEVYIALLRQKTEEYGHKRIIQTVRGAGYVLRGEA from the coding sequence TTGAGAGAAAAAATCCTAGTGATCGACGACGATGAAAAAATCATTTCCATGCTGCGCCGCACCCTCGCTTTCGAGGGCTACACCGTCTTTACGGCGCACAATGGCGTCGAAGGCTTAAAGCAAATATTGGAGCACGATCCGGACGTCGTCGTGCTCGACGTGATGATGCCTCAGCTCGACGGCTGGGAAGTGTGCCGCCGAATCCGCGAAAGCGGGTCGGAGGTGCCTGTGCTGATGCTGACGGCGAAAGACGAGGTCTCCGACCGCGTGCGCGGTCTTGATCTCGGAGCTGACGATTATTTGGTCAAGCCGTTTGCGCTCGAGGAGCTGCTCGCTCGCGTGCGTGTGCTGTTGCGCAGACGCGCCGCGGACAAAACGGAAAAACCGACCAATCGTCTTCAATATTTGGATGTGACGATGGATCTGGACACCCGCGAAGTGTATCGGGACGACAAACGAATCGAACTGACGACCAAGGAGTTCGACCTGCTCCACCTGTTTTTGCAAAATCCGAAACGCGTGCTTTCCCGCGACATCATCATGGAAAAAATATGGGGCTACGATTACAGCGGCGAATCCAACGTGCTGGAGGTGTATATCGCCCTGCTGCGGCAGAAAACGGAGGAATATGGCCATAAGCGCATCATCCAGACGGTGCGCGGAGCGGGTTATGTGCTGAGAGGTGAAGCCTGA
- a CDS encoding ammonium transporter has translation MDVATLSGGLDTIWVVLTAAMILLMEGGFALLEAGFVRQKNAVSIIMKVFVDIAFGALVFYFFGFALMYGKDMSGIIGSSGFMMGGDLTHINLTISHDTYWLFQCAFVIAVISIVSGAVAERMNFHAYILYTIAMTGIIYPIAGHWVWSVGGWLGKLGMIDFAGSAVIHALGGFSALAAAIIVGPRIGKFGPDGTANIVPPSNLPLASVGAFILWFGWFGFNSGSTLSATNGSIGHIAVTTMLAAASGSATCILFTMLRYRKSDPPMVINGALAGLVGITAGCAFVSDGAAILIGAVCGIAMVFATEFLESKRIDDPVGAFAVHGVSGSLGTLAVGLFAKPELTKGIGQEYSGLFYGGGFSLLGVQALGLVVVCIWGFALTWIAFKTIKLFVPVRVSRDEELVGLDVGIHGVPAYSQEHDFIELNQLGSIPSKESR, from the coding sequence ATGGATGTGGCTACACTCTCTGGCGGCTTGGATACGATCTGGGTCGTACTGACAGCGGCCATGATTTTGCTCATGGAGGGTGGATTCGCCTTGCTAGAAGCGGGGTTCGTCCGGCAAAAAAATGCAGTCAGCATCATTATGAAGGTGTTTGTCGATATCGCTTTTGGTGCACTTGTTTTTTACTTCTTCGGCTTTGCGCTCATGTACGGCAAGGATATGTCCGGTATCATCGGTTCCAGCGGCTTTATGATGGGAGGGGACCTTACACACATCAATTTAACAATCTCCCATGACACCTATTGGCTGTTCCAATGCGCCTTCGTCATCGCGGTTATTTCCATCGTATCGGGCGCTGTTGCCGAACGCATGAACTTCCATGCGTATATTTTGTATACGATCGCCATGACGGGCATCATCTACCCGATTGCGGGCCATTGGGTGTGGAGCGTGGGCGGTTGGCTCGGCAAGCTCGGCATGATCGATTTTGCCGGATCGGCGGTCATTCACGCCTTGGGCGGCTTCTCGGCTCTTGCCGCAGCCATTATCGTCGGCCCGCGCATCGGCAAGTTCGGTCCGGACGGCACGGCCAACATCGTCCCGCCTTCCAATCTCCCGCTCGCTTCCGTCGGCGCGTTTATTCTTTGGTTCGGCTGGTTCGGCTTTAACTCAGGCAGCACGCTTAGCGCAACCAACGGCTCGATCGGCCATATCGCGGTGACGACGATGCTGGCCGCCGCTTCCGGCAGCGCGACGTGCATCCTGTTCACGATGCTGCGTTACCGCAAATCGGACCCGCCGATGGTCATTAACGGCGCTCTTGCCGGCCTCGTCGGCATCACCGCAGGCTGCGCCTTCGTCAGCGACGGCGCGGCGATCCTGATCGGGGCCGTATGCGGCATCGCGATGGTTTTCGCCACGGAGTTTCTCGAATCGAAGCGAATCGACGACCCGGTCGGCGCCTTCGCCGTACACGGCGTCAGCGGCAGCCTCGGCACTCTCGCGGTCGGGCTGTTCGCCAAACCCGAGCTGACCAAAGGCATCGGTCAGGAGTATAGCGGCCTGTTCTACGGCGGCGGCTTCTCTTTGCTCGGCGTCCAGGCGCTTGGCCTCGTCGTCGTTTGCATATGGGGCTTCGCTTTGACGTGGATCGCGTTTAAGACCATCAAATTGTTCGTACCCGTCCGGGTCAGCCGCGACGAAGAACTCGTCGGCCTCGACGTCGGCATCCACGGCGTCCCGGCCTACAGCCAGGAGCACGATTTTATCGAGCTGAACCAGCTTGGCAGCATTCCTTCCAAGGAAAGCCGTTAA
- a CDS encoding trypsin-like peptidase domain-containing protein: MEDNKRNDYSDFFGRRSTDEQNNELRDGAQGKPETERPSYYYSYGPYKSSGHDDKAADSGYPAGKSEQPGVEVTPPRPLRTFEPYSSQTSSSMGNWQFEPKKSSGLKSGFAAFLAGALVVGSLMFASDKMNLFTGSQGTLGAAPSSSNAAGSSSGGSGDIKKTSVDLSRPNNIAQIVEQSSPAIVKIETKVKAKSSGRGNSLFDDPFFRQFFGDDFGTQQPRNKGNDQLQPGGMGSGFIFEKSGYILTNEHVIDGADEIWVTVQGYDQPFKAKLLGNSYDLDLAALKIDGDKDFATLPLGDPESVNVGDWVVAIGNPYGFDHTVTVGVLSAKERPISIPDSQGTREYKHLLQTDASINPGNSGGPLLNLNGEVIGINTAVSSQAQGIGFAIPTSTISSVLDNLKNNIKIPKEPVPYIGVYLQDIDKEWVSELKLENTEGAIVSQIDRKGPGFKAGLRPYDVILDVNGQKVKTSKELVDKVKTFKVGDKVTLNIMRDGKKIPIEVTIADKNEQQQ; encoded by the coding sequence ATGGAGGACAACAAACGCAACGATTACAGCGATTTTTTCGGCCGTCGTTCCACCGATGAGCAAAATAACGAACTGCGTGACGGAGCGCAGGGAAAGCCGGAGACGGAACGGCCATCCTACTATTACTCGTACGGTCCGTATAAATCGTCGGGCCACGATGACAAGGCCGCGGACAGCGGTTATCCGGCCGGCAAAAGCGAACAGCCCGGGGTGGAGGTGACTCCGCCAAGACCGCTTCGCACATTTGAGCCGTATTCGTCGCAAACTTCCTCCTCAATGGGCAACTGGCAGTTCGAACCGAAAAAATCGTCCGGTTTAAAAAGCGGATTCGCCGCTTTCCTGGCGGGCGCTCTGGTCGTAGGAAGCCTGATGTTCGCATCGGATAAAATGAATCTGTTCACCGGCTCGCAGGGAACGCTCGGAGCGGCGCCCTCTTCGTCCAACGCGGCCGGATCGTCTTCCGGAGGCAGCGGCGATATCAAGAAAACGTCGGTCGACCTCTCTCGCCCGAACAACATCGCGCAAATCGTCGAACAGTCCAGTCCGGCGATTGTCAAGATCGAAACGAAGGTCAAGGCGAAAAGCTCCGGCCGCGGAAACTCGCTCTTCGACGATCCGTTCTTCCGCCAGTTTTTTGGCGATGATTTCGGCACCCAGCAGCCGAGAAACAAAGGGAATGATCAACTGCAGCCCGGCGGCATGGGTTCCGGCTTCATTTTTGAAAAGTCAGGCTATATTCTGACGAATGAGCACGTGATCGACGGCGCCGACGAAATTTGGGTTACGGTGCAGGGATACGATCAGCCGTTTAAAGCCAAGCTGCTCGGCAACAGCTACGATCTGGACCTGGCCGCGTTGAAAATCGACGGCGATAAAGATTTCGCCACCCTGCCGCTCGGCGATCCCGAAAGTGTCAATGTAGGCGATTGGGTCGTCGCGATCGGCAACCCTTACGGCTTCGACCATACCGTTACCGTAGGCGTACTCAGCGCGAAAGAACGCCCGATCAGCATCCCGGACAGCCAGGGCACACGCGAATACAAGCATCTGCTGCAAACCGACGCATCGATCAACCCCGGCAACTCCGGCGGACCGCTGCTCAACCTGAACGGCGAAGTGATCGGGATCAATACCGCAGTCAGCTCCCAGGCGCAAGGGATTGGCTTCGCGATTCCGACCAGCACGATCTCTTCGGTTCTCGACAACTTGAAAAACAATATCAAAATTCCGAAGGAGCCGGTTCCATATATCGGCGTATACCTGCAGGATATCGATAAAGAGTGGGTCAGCGAGCTGAAGCTGGAAAACACGGAGGGTGCGATCGTCTCGCAAATCGACCGTAAAGGTCCTGGCTTTAAAGCGGGACTGAGACCTTACGACGTCATTCTCGACGTGAACGGCCAGAAGGTAAAAACGTCTAAAGAACTGGTAGACAAAGTCAAGACATTTAAAGTAGGCGATAAAGTTACGCTAAACATCATGAGGGACGGCAAAAAAATCCCGATCGAAGTGACGATCGCCGACAAAAACGAACAGCAGCAGTAA
- the thrS gene encoding threonine--tRNA ligase, whose amino-acid sequence MSIRITFPDGAVREYNAGTTIEQIAGSISPGLKKNAVAGKVNGKVVDLNTELHEDAAIEIVTLDSADGLEVYRHSTAHLMAQAIKRIYGITEVKLGIGPVIEDGFYYDIDMEKSLTPEDLEKIEKEMEKITHENLPIVRRVVSRDEAIRIYKDLGDPLKLDLIDGLPEDAEISIYEQGEFFDLCRGPHLPSTGRIKAFKLLSVAGAYWRGDAKNKMLQRIYGTAFPKKADLDEHLRLLEEAKKRDHRKLGKELKMFTFSREVGQGLPLWLPNGAKLRRTMERYIVDLEERLGYQHVYTPVLANVELYKTSGHWDHYHEDMFPKMVMDNEELVLRPMNCPHHMMVYKSDMRSYRDLPIRIAELGTMHRYEMSGALTGLHRVRAMTLNDAHIFCRPDQIKEEFARVVNLIRQVYEDFGIKEYRFRLSYRDPQDKEKYYQDDQMWEMSQRMLREVVEELGLPFYEAEGEAAFYGPKLDVQIKTALKKEETLSTAQLDFLLPERFQLEYIGEDGQKHRPVVIHRGIISTMERMTAYLLENFAGALPTWLSPIQARVIPVSTAYEAYSNQVTEALQQAGIRAEADNRNEKLGYKIREAQLEKIPYMLVVGENEMNAGSVSVRKRGEGDLGAKTIADTIAHIGEEIRTRKV is encoded by the coding sequence ATGTCAATTCGCATAACATTTCCGGACGGAGCGGTGAGGGAGTACAACGCAGGCACGACGATTGAACAAATCGCCGGCTCGATCAGCCCCGGACTTAAGAAAAACGCAGTAGCCGGGAAAGTGAACGGCAAAGTGGTCGATTTGAACACGGAGCTGCATGAGGATGCGGCGATTGAGATCGTGACGCTTGACAGCGCCGACGGCCTGGAAGTATACCGGCACAGCACTGCGCATCTGATGGCGCAGGCGATCAAACGGATTTACGGGATCACCGAGGTGAAGCTGGGGATCGGTCCGGTGATCGAGGACGGTTTTTATTACGATATCGATATGGAAAAGTCGCTCACCCCGGAAGATTTGGAAAAGATCGAGAAGGAAATGGAAAAGATCACTCACGAGAACTTGCCGATCGTACGCCGCGTCGTTTCGCGGGATGAAGCGATTCGGATTTACAAGGATCTGGGAGATCCGCTCAAGCTTGATTTGATCGACGGATTACCGGAGGATGCGGAAATTTCGATTTATGAGCAGGGCGAGTTTTTCGACCTTTGCCGCGGGCCGCATCTGCCGTCGACCGGGCGGATCAAGGCGTTCAAGCTGCTCAGCGTAGCGGGCGCTTATTGGCGCGGCGACGCCAAAAACAAAATGCTGCAGCGCATCTACGGCACGGCTTTCCCGAAAAAAGCCGACCTCGACGAGCATTTGCGGCTTTTGGAGGAAGCGAAGAAACGCGACCACCGCAAGCTCGGCAAAGAGCTGAAGATGTTTACTTTTTCCCGGGAAGTGGGACAAGGCTTGCCTTTGTGGCTTCCGAACGGGGCCAAGCTGCGCCGCACGATGGAACGCTACATCGTCGATCTGGAGGAGCGTCTCGGCTACCAGCACGTGTATACGCCGGTGCTCGCCAACGTGGAGCTGTATAAGACATCGGGCCACTGGGACCATTACCATGAGGACATGTTCCCGAAAATGGTTATGGACAATGAAGAGCTTGTGCTTCGCCCGATGAACTGTCCGCACCATATGATGGTGTACAAAAGCGATATGCGCAGCTACCGCGACCTGCCGATCCGCATCGCCGAGCTCGGCACGATGCACCGCTACGAGATGTCCGGCGCGCTGACCGGTCTTCACCGCGTAAGAGCGATGACGCTCAACGACGCGCATATTTTCTGCCGGCCGGACCAGATCAAGGAAGAGTTTGCCCGCGTCGTCAACCTGATTCGCCAGGTTTACGAAGATTTCGGCATCAAGGAATACCGTTTCCGCCTGTCGTACCGCGATCCGCAGGACAAGGAGAAGTATTATCAGGACGATCAGATGTGGGAAATGTCCCAGCGCATGCTCCGCGAGGTTGTTGAAGAGCTCGGACTGCCCTTCTACGAAGCGGAAGGCGAGGCGGCGTTCTACGGGCCGAAGCTGGACGTGCAGATCAAGACGGCGCTCAAGAAAGAGGAGACACTGTCGACCGCGCAGCTTGACTTCCTGCTGCCGGAGCGGTTCCAGCTGGAATATATCGGAGAAGACGGACAGAAGCACCGTCCGGTCGTAATTCACCGCGGCATCATTTCCACCATGGAACGGATGACGGCATATTTGCTGGAAAACTTCGCAGGGGCGCTGCCGACCTGGCTGTCGCCGATTCAAGCCCGCGTCATTCCGGTTTCGACGGCGTACGAGGCTTATTCGAACCAGGTGACCGAAGCGCTGCAGCAAGCCGGTATCCGTGCAGAGGCGGACAACCGCAACGAAAAGCTCGGCTACAAAATCCGCGAAGCGCAGCTTGAGAAAATTCCGTATATGCTCGTCGTCGGAGAAAACGAAATGAACGCCGGCTCCGTCTCCGTCCGCAAACGCGGCGAGGGAGATCTCGGCGCCAAAACGATCGCGGATACGATCGCGCATATCGGCGAAGAAATCCGCACGAGAAAAGTATAA
- a CDS encoding 3D domain-containing protein: protein MLPRTAFHAKWICLASTLIMLFVLIEQEQSPAETEHITQSMNWTFGPATANAEKSERAAAAEKNSSADGKRDAVTASSIAAQTQAAVKQQERHYKFAPDWKTDLSQYTAVEVVATGYYAGKESTGKNPGHPEYGLTYSGLKVRRDDKSFSTIAADPKVFPLGTVLYIPGYGYGVVADTGSAVKGNRIDLYFETKDQVFKEWGKRTVKVYVVKKGGGKVTEAIWNQLKNEILS, encoded by the coding sequence ATGTTACCCAGAACGGCGTTTCACGCCAAATGGATTTGCCTGGCCAGTACTTTGATCATGCTTTTCGTGTTAATCGAACAAGAACAGTCTCCGGCTGAAACAGAACATATAACCCAATCGATGAACTGGACATTCGGACCGGCAACGGCCAATGCCGAAAAAAGTGAACGGGCTGCCGCCGCGGAAAAAAACTCGTCCGCCGATGGCAAGCGGGATGCGGTAACGGCATCCTCCATTGCCGCCCAAACGCAAGCTGCAGTAAAACAGCAGGAACGGCATTACAAGTTTGCTCCGGATTGGAAAACGGATTTAAGCCAATATACGGCGGTCGAAGTCGTCGCAACCGGTTATTATGCCGGGAAGGAATCGACCGGAAAAAATCCGGGACATCCTGAATACGGATTGACTTATTCCGGACTTAAGGTAAGGCGCGACGATAAGTCGTTTTCCACGATAGCCGCCGACCCTAAGGTGTTCCCGCTAGGCACCGTACTTTATATTCCGGGTTACGGCTACGGAGTCGTGGCGGATACGGGAAGCGCGGTGAAAGGGAATCGCATCGACCTTTATTTTGAAACGAAGGATCAAGTGTTTAAGGAATGGGGCAAGCGCACCGTCAAGGTGTACGTGGTGAAAAAAGGCGGGGGCAAAGTAACGGAAGCGATATGGAATCAGTTGAAAAACGAAATTTTGTCCTAA
- the liaF gene encoding cell wall-active antibiotics response protein LiaF — MNAHFLNKLLLGFALIAAGVLFLLNQLGVVDFDIRSLFSTYWPVFIIYFGLSGFLHSTRHRHWGGGYVWNSIVTVVGTILLLNNLHVTDISFHDVFQYTLPLLLIVFGLSMLFKPARPDDEQRDELRRQRREARRQWKEMKRAYKSREYRDDAKEFYEKAKEVFHKHSGHEYIHTDWKSNVQERSSFIGDVHLGQDYWELTPLNISHFIGDTVVDLTKASIPLGETRITVSAFVGDVKLLVPNDYDVEVHVEASSFMGDMNVLDRREGGMMRSISMQTPHYSEAGKKIRLVVSMFIGDVVVKRVG, encoded by the coding sequence ATGAACGCTCACTTTTTAAATAAATTGCTGCTCGGATTCGCCTTGATCGCGGCAGGGGTGCTCTTTTTGCTGAATCAGCTCGGGGTGGTCGATTTTGACATACGCAGTTTATTTTCAACCTATTGGCCGGTTTTTATCATTTATTTCGGTCTGTCGGGCTTTCTCCACTCCACCCGCCACAGGCATTGGGGCGGAGGCTACGTATGGAACAGCATCGTGACGGTTGTCGGGACGATTCTGCTGTTGAACAATCTTCACGTTACCGATATTTCCTTTCATGACGTGTTTCAATATACGCTTCCTCTGCTTCTGATTGTTTTTGGCTTAAGCATGCTGTTCAAGCCGGCCCGTCCGGATGATGAACAAAGGGATGAGCTGCGGCGGCAGCGAAGGGAGGCCAGACGGCAATGGAAAGAAATGAAACGAGCCTACAAAAGCCGCGAATACCGCGACGACGCGAAGGAATTTTACGAAAAGGCGAAGGAAGTGTTTCATAAGCACTCCGGGCACGAATATATCCATACCGATTGGAAAAGCAATGTTCAGGAGCGGAGCAGCTTCATCGGCGACGTCCATCTGGGCCAGGATTACTGGGAGCTCACTCCGCTGAATATTTCCCATTTTATAGGGGATACGGTCGTTGATTTAACGAAAGCTTCCATTCCTTTAGGGGAGACGCGCATTACCGTGTCCGCCTTCGTAGGGGACGTCAAACTGCTTGTGCCGAACGATTACGATGTGGAGGTGCATGTGGAGGCCTCATCCTTTATGGGTGACATGAACGTGCTCGACCGCCGGGAAGGCGGCATGATGCGATCGATCTCCATGCAAACCCCCCATTATTCGGAAGCAGGGAAAAAAATCCGTCTCGTCGTCAGCATGTTCATCGGCGATGTCGTAGTTAAAAGGGTAGGATGA